The Nocardioides pantholopis genome window below encodes:
- the rplI gene encoding 50S ribosomal protein L9, with amino-acid sequence MKLILTQEVTGLGGPGDIVEVKDGYGRNYLVPRGVAIRWTRGAEKTVESIKSARASRSVRDHAHAAEIKTKLEAQPVSVKVRSGAGGRLFGAVTVAEIAGALSEASGEQVDKRTIAVKNPIKALGSHEVSVRLHEDVSATVALNVIPA; translated from the coding sequence ATGAAGCTCATCCTGACCCAGGAGGTCACCGGCCTCGGTGGCCCCGGCGACATCGTCGAGGTGAAGGACGGCTACGGCCGCAACTACCTCGTTCCCCGCGGTGTCGCGATCCGCTGGACCCGCGGCGCCGAGAAGACCGTCGAGTCCATCAAGTCCGCCCGCGCCTCGCGCTCGGTGCGCGACCACGCCCACGCGGCCGAGATCAAGACCAAGCTCGAGGCCCAGCCCGTCAGCGTGAAGGTGCGCTCGGGTGCTGGCGGCCGCCTCTTCGGCGCCGTCACGGTCGCCGAGATCGCCGGTGCCCTCTCCGAGGCGTCCGGCGAGCAGGTCGACAAGCGCACGATCGCGGTCAAGAACCCGATCAAGGCGCTCGGCTCGCACGAGGTCTCGGTCCGGCTGCACGAGGACGTCTCCGCCACGGTGGCGCTCAACGTCATCCCGGCCTGA
- the rpsR gene encoding 30S ribosomal protein S18, producing the protein MAKAVIRKPKKKVCQFCKEKATGVDYKDTTLLRKFISDRGKIRARRVTGNCVQHQRDVATAVKNAREVALLPYTSTGR; encoded by the coding sequence ATGGCCAAGGCAGTGATTCGCAAGCCCAAGAAGAAGGTTTGCCAGTTCTGCAAGGAGAAGGCGACCGGTGTCGACTACAAGGACACCACGCTGCTCCGCAAGTTCATCTCCGACCGCGGCAAGATCCGCGCGCGTCGGGTGACCGGCAACTGCGTCCAGCACCAGCGCGACGTCGCCACGGCGGTCAAGAACGCCCGCGAGGTCGCCCTGCTGCCCTACACCTCCACCGGTCGCTGA
- a CDS encoding single-stranded DNA-binding protein, translating into MAGDTVITVIGNLVDDPELRFTPSGAAVANFRIASTPRTFDRQSNEWKDGDTLFLSCSVWRQAAENVAESLQRGMRVIVQGRLKSRTYETREGEKRTVFEIEVEEVGPSLRSATAKVTRASRQGAGGAGGAGGGGGYSGGGGAPAGGGGADPWATPPPQQGGGSGGGQGGAPANDPWGAPGVGSDEPPF; encoded by the coding sequence ATGGCAGGCGATACCGTCATCACGGTGATCGGCAACCTCGTCGACGACCCGGAGCTGCGCTTCACCCCCTCGGGTGCTGCCGTCGCGAACTTCCGGATCGCCTCGACGCCGCGCACGTTCGACCGCCAGAGCAACGAGTGGAAGGACGGCGACACGCTGTTCCTGTCCTGCTCGGTGTGGCGGCAGGCCGCGGAGAACGTCGCCGAGTCCCTGCAGCGCGGCATGCGCGTGATCGTGCAGGGTCGCCTGAAGTCCCGGACCTACGAGACTCGCGAGGGTGAGAAGCGCACCGTCTTCGAGATCGAGGTCGAGGAGGTCGGTCCGTCCCTGCGCAGCGCCACCGCGAAGGTCACCCGCGCCAGCCGTCAGGGCGCGGGCGGTGCCGGCGGTGCTGGTGGGGGCGGCGGCTACTCCGGCGGGGGCGGTGCCCCGGCCGGCGGTGGCGGGGCCGACCCGTGGGCCACTCCTCCTCCCCAGCAGGGTGGCGGCTCGGGCGGCGGCCAGGGCGGTGCCCCGGCCAACGACCCGTGGGGTGCTCCCGGCGTGGGCTCTGACGAGCCCCCGTTCTGA
- the rpsF gene encoding 30S ribosomal protein S6 yields the protein MRAYEVMVILDPSLEERTIEPSLDKYLNVIRKDGGSIESVDVWGRRRLAYEVKKNAEGIYAVISLNAEPATVKEFDRQLTLNESILRTKVIRPDVH from the coding sequence ATGCGTGCTTACGAAGTGATGGTCATCCTCGACCCCAGCCTTGAGGAGCGGACCATCGAGCCGTCCCTCGACAAGTACCTCAACGTCATCCGCAAGGATGGTGGCTCGATCGAGTCCGTCGACGTCTGGGGACGTCGCCGCCTCGCCTACGAGGTCAAGAAGAACGCCGAGGGCATCTACGCCGTCATCTCGCTGAACGCCGAGCCGGCCACGGTCAAGGAGTTCGACCGCCAGCTCACGCTCAACGAGTCGATCCTGCGCACCAAGGTCATCCGGCCCGACGTCCACTGA